Proteins encoded by one window of bacterium:
- a CDS encoding diadenylate cyclase yields the protein MRALNKSMLKNTSSLARSIRANACFVYIDALGEEELDLELPKECDLIVVTKKRSAKDEEFSEKYPKHIVVPKIKLGRIGLVKLAMAYAISTHLVEDGAKVVFLTGTSQLMTLDTLTVFEIGKESEVITTKNIVGISESVQPEVFEAALNMAIELASKGREGKPVGTIFVLGDDERVMQLSKQMIINPFKGYEEDERNILNPALKETIREFAALDGAFVVSSDGTVITAGRYLGATADSAEIERGLGSRHLAAAGITSLTNAVAIVISESTGDVRIFKNGSLLMEIEKT from the coding sequence ATGAGAGCCTTGAACAAGAGCATGTTGAAGAACACCTCCTCCTTGGCTCGCAGCATCCGAGCCAACGCCTGCTTCGTCTATATCGATGCTTTGGGCGAGGAGGAGCTCGACCTCGAGCTCCCCAAGGAATGCGACTTGATCGTGGTCACCAAGAAACGCTCGGCCAAGGATGAAGAGTTCAGCGAGAAATACCCGAAGCACATCGTCGTGCCCAAGATCAAGCTCGGCCGCATCGGCCTGGTCAAGCTGGCCATGGCCTACGCCATCTCGACCCACTTGGTCGAGGACGGCGCCAAGGTGGTCTTCCTCACCGGAACCTCCCAGCTCATGACCCTCGACACCCTGACCGTCTTCGAGATCGGCAAGGAGAGCGAGGTCATCACCACCAAGAACATCGTCGGCATTTCCGAGTCGGTCCAGCCCGAGGTTTTCGAGGCGGCCCTCAACATGGCGATCGAATTGGCCAGCAAGGGCCGGGAAGGCAAGCCGGTGGGAACCATCTTCGTCCTGGGCGACGACGAGCGGGTTATGCAGCTCAGCAAGCAGATGATCATCAACCCCTTCAAGGGCTACGAGGAAGACGAGCGCAACATCCTCAACCCGGCGCTGAAGGAGACGATCCGCGAATTCGCGGCCCTCGACGGGGCCTTCGTCGTCTCTTCCGACGGCACCGTCATCACCGCCGGCCGCTATCTCGGCGCCACCGCCGACTCGGCCGAAATCGAGCGCGGCTTGGGCAGCCGCCACCTCGCCGCCGCCGGCATCACCTCGCTCACCAACGCCGTCGCCATCGTGATCAGCGAGTCGACCGGCGACGTCCGGATCTTCAAGAACGGCAGCCTGCTGATGGAAATCGAAAAAACCTAG
- a CDS encoding M23 family metallopeptidase codes for MSKYFSGLIVALLVLAQVPAFANIPASDEEGGVVEFDLSSAPDFFLEDANDLSPSLGADLPDIMPCNGVVTSDFGWRRISRRRGRMHLGVDIAAPYGSPIVAPADGRVAFVGRKGGYGLTIILEHGGNLTTLFAHNSEIFVKEGDTVRRGQNISAIGMSGHSTGPHVHYEIRVDGSAVNPGKYL; via the coding sequence ATGAGTAAGTATTTCAGCGGCTTAATTGTCGCCCTTTTGGTCCTGGCGCAAGTCCCGGCCTTCGCCAACATCCCCGCGTCGGATGAAGAGGGCGGTGTGGTTGAGTTCGACCTTTCCTCAGCCCCGGATTTTTTCTTGGAAGATGCCAACGATCTTAGCCCTAGCCTGGGCGCCGACCTCCCCGACATCATGCCTTGCAATGGAGTGGTTACCAGCGATTTTGGTTGGCGCCGGATTTCCCGCCGCCGCGGCCGGATGCACCTGGGCGTCGATATCGCCGCCCCCTATGGATCCCCGATCGTCGCCCCGGCCGATGGCCGAGTCGCCTTCGTCGGCCGCAAAGGCGGCTACGGGCTGACCATCATCCTGGAGCATGGCGGCAACCTCACCACGCTTTTCGCCCACAACTCGGAAATCTTCGTCAAGGAAGGCGACACCGTGCGCCGCGGCCAGAACATCTCGGCCATCGGCATGTCGGGCCACAGCACCGGCCCCCATGTCCATTATGAGATCCGAGTCGACGGCAGCGCCGTCAATCCCGGCAAATATCTCTAA
- a CDS encoding CNNM domain-containing protein translates to MLQIAIVWICLLLNALLSASEIAFVSVNRKVLRQLESKFPRRVRRLGRLRQAPERTLSVIQLGITMVGFVSGAVSGAGIEESAVPWMRQRWGWGETTAELVGIALVVIPLTALTVLFGELVPKALALRRPYRIAIAVSGLLWLLDRAFSPLIALFAGTTRRIVSGLSRVFSHGRISQDTAQVEGAEEIDSHHERLLINLAEFEGRSVGEVFIPWSQAISVERSQSLEEVIGIAIDTGHTRLPVCRQDRVQGLVHTKELIAFASQGGTDWMLLLRPILRVQASDSLLGLLKRMQEKHSHMAIVESEDGRPLGFLTLENLMESIVGHIYDEDDRPLGPWK, encoded by the coding sequence ATGCTTCAAATCGCGATCGTTTGGATCTGCTTGCTGCTCAATGCGCTGCTCTCGGCCAGCGAGATCGCCTTCGTCTCCGTCAACCGCAAGGTCCTCCGCCAGCTCGAATCCAAATTTCCCCGCCGGGTCCGCCGCCTCGGCCGGCTTCGCCAGGCTCCGGAACGGACCCTTTCGGTGATCCAGCTCGGCATCACGATGGTCGGCTTCGTCTCCGGCGCCGTCAGCGGCGCCGGCATCGAGGAAAGCGCCGTCCCCTGGATGCGTCAACGCTGGGGCTGGGGCGAGACGACGGCGGAGCTGGTCGGCATCGCCTTGGTCGTCATCCCTTTGACGGCCTTGACCGTGCTCTTTGGAGAGCTGGTGCCCAAGGCCTTGGCCCTACGCCGGCCCTATCGGATTGCCATTGCCGTTTCCGGCCTGCTTTGGCTCTTGGACCGGGCCTTCTCCCCACTGATCGCCTTATTCGCCGGCACGACTCGGCGGATTGTTTCCGGCCTCAGCCGGGTTTTCTCTCACGGGCGGATCTCCCAGGATACGGCTCAGGTCGAGGGCGCCGAGGAAATCGATTCCCACCATGAGCGGCTGCTGATCAACTTGGCTGAATTCGAAGGCCGGTCGGTGGGCGAAGTCTTCATCCCCTGGTCCCAGGCGATCTCGGTCGAACGGAGTCAGAGCCTGGAAGAGGTGATCGGCATCGCCATCGATACCGGCCATACCCGGCTGCCGGTTTGCCGTCAGGATCGGGTTCAGGGCCTGGTCCACACCAAGGAGCTGATCGCCTTTGCCAGTCAGGGGGGGACCGATTGGATGCTACTGCTACGGCCCATCCTCCGGGTCCAAGCCTCCGATTCCCTGCTGGGGCTGCTCAAAAGGATGCAGGAGAAGCACAGCCACATGGCCATCGTCGAAAGCGAGGACGGCCGGCCCCTGGGCTTCCTGACCCTGGAAAACCTCATGGAGAGCATCGTGGGCCACATCTACGACGAGGATGACCGGCCGCTGGGACCCTGGAAATAG
- a CDS encoding RtcB family protein, which produces MSLSADIEKVNDFEYRLPKRGAMRADGVVFASPAMMRGLGGDPSLDQVRNVATLPGIVGSSFAMPDIHWGYGFPIGGVAGFDAERGIVSPGGVGYDINCGVRLLKTGLDRSEIADKVHRLTSALFSFIPAGVGSHRLGHGFSKEDYAGILRDGARWAVERGQGEGEDLSYIEEGGRLPQADPEGVSGRARERGMNQLGTLGSGNHFVELGYVDEVYEPRIADAIGLSKDRVTLIIHTGSRGLGHQVCSDYLETMIEAAQKYGIDLPDPQLCCAPIESEEGRSYLGAMAAAANFAFANRQMITHFARRAFEAALDASSASLAMGVVYDVCHNIAKFEEHRTGGVSRRVLVHRKGATRSFPARHPALPAAYRELGQPVLIPGDMGRYSYVLIGTEKALERTFGSTCHGAGRLMSRNQAKKSVHGRNVERELRDQGIFVMGASRATIHEEVPWAYKDVADVVAAVEGAGLSRKVLRLRPLGVVKG; this is translated from the coding sequence GCGTGGTCTTCGCCTCGCCGGCGATGATGCGCGGCCTGGGCGGCGATCCCAGTCTCGATCAGGTCCGCAACGTCGCGACCTTGCCCGGCATCGTCGGGTCTTCTTTCGCCATGCCCGACATCCACTGGGGCTACGGCTTTCCGATCGGCGGGGTGGCCGGCTTCGATGCCGAGCGCGGCATCGTCTCGCCGGGCGGCGTCGGTTACGACATCAACTGCGGCGTTCGCCTGCTCAAGACCGGCCTCGATCGATCCGAGATCGCCGACAAAGTCCACCGTTTGACCTCGGCTCTCTTTTCTTTCATCCCGGCCGGCGTCGGCTCGCATCGCTTGGGTCACGGCTTTTCCAAGGAAGACTACGCGGGGATCCTGCGCGACGGCGCCCGCTGGGCGGTGGAGCGGGGCCAGGGCGAGGGCGAGGACCTGAGCTACATCGAAGAAGGCGGGCGCCTGCCCCAAGCCGATCCGGAAGGGGTCAGCGGGCGGGCCCGGGAGCGGGGCATGAACCAGCTCGGCACCCTGGGCTCGGGCAATCACTTCGTCGAGCTGGGTTACGTCGACGAGGTCTACGAGCCTCGAATCGCCGACGCGATCGGCCTCTCCAAGGATCGAGTCACTCTGATCATTCACACCGGCTCGCGGGGCTTGGGCCATCAGGTCTGCAGCGACTATCTCGAAACGATGATCGAAGCGGCCCAGAAGTACGGGATCGATTTGCCCGATCCCCAGCTCTGCTGCGCGCCGATCGAATCGGAGGAGGGCCGGAGCTACCTCGGCGCCATGGCCGCCGCCGCCAACTTCGCCTTCGCCAATCGACAGATGATCACCCATTTCGCGCGCCGGGCCTTCGAGGCCGCCCTCGACGCCTCCTCGGCCTCGCTGGCGATGGGGGTGGTTTATGACGTTTGCCACAACATCGCCAAGTTCGAGGAGCATCGGACCGGCGGCGTTTCGCGCCGGGTGCTGGTCCACCGCAAGGGAGCGACCCGCTCCTTTCCGGCGCGTCACCCGGCCTTGCCCGCCGCCTACCGCGAGCTGGGGCAGCCGGTCCTCATTCCCGGCGACATGGGCCGCTATTCCTACGTTTTGATCGGCACCGAGAAGGCCCTGGAAAGGACCTTCGGCTCGACTTGTCATGGGGCCGGCCGGCTGATGAGCCGCAATCAAGCCAAGAAGAGCGTTCATGGCCGCAACGTCGAGCGGGAGCTGAGGGACCAGGGGATCTTCGTCATGGGGGCTTCCCGGGCCACGATCCACGAGGAAGTTCCCTGGGCCTATAAAGACGTCGCCGACGTGGTTGCCGCGGTGGAGGGGGCGGGATTGAGCCGCAAAGTGCTAAGATTGAGGCCTTTGGGCGTGGTTAAAGGATAG